A portion of the Streptococcus sp. Marseille-Q6470 genome contains these proteins:
- a CDS encoding phosphomevalonate kinase, translated as MTIVKTCGKLYWAGEYAILEPGQLALIKAIPIYMTAEIKASNDYRLYSDMFTYSVDMRPDSSYALIQETVALVEEYLTAQGVELHPFSLDIRGKMEREGKKFGLGSSGSVVVLVIKAMLAFYERLADRELLFKLASAVLLKRGDNGSMGDIACIVSEDLVLYQSFDRKKVAHWLEKEELQAVLGREWGFSIANVEPALKFDFLVAWTKEVAVSSHMVKQIKDNMNSSFLQASKETVANLVKALEVGQEETIIDLLEQASQLLEGLSSDIYTPLLRQLKNASRDLKAVAKSSGAGGGDCGIALSFDQDSTTLLKKRWADLGIELLYQERMGHDDKSEG; from the coding sequence ATGACGATTGTTAAAACTTGTGGGAAGCTCTATTGGGCTGGTGAGTATGCCATTTTAGAGCCAGGACAATTAGCGCTAATCAAGGCTATTCCCATCTATATGACGGCTGAGATTAAAGCGTCTAATGATTATCGTCTTTACTCAGATATGTTTACCTATAGTGTGGACATGAGACCAGATTCTTCTTATGCCTTGATTCAAGAAACAGTTGCCTTGGTGGAGGAGTATCTAACTGCCCAAGGAGTTGAACTGCATCCTTTTTCTTTAGACATTCGTGGGAAAATGGAGCGTGAGGGGAAGAAGTTTGGTCTGGGTTCTAGTGGTAGTGTAGTTGTCTTGGTTATCAAGGCCATGCTTGCCTTCTATGAAAGATTAGCTGACAGAGAACTCTTGTTTAAATTGGCGAGTGCTGTACTTCTTAAACGTGGGGACAACGGCTCCATGGGGGACATTGCCTGTATCGTATCAGAAGATCTAGTCCTCTATCAATCTTTTGATCGTAAGAAAGTGGCACATTGGCTAGAAAAGGAAGAATTGCAGGCTGTATTAGGTCGTGAGTGGGGCTTTTCGATTGCGAACGTTGAACCGGCCTTGAAATTTGATTTTCTGGTTGCTTGGACCAAGGAAGTGGCTGTATCAAGTCATATGGTCAAGCAAATCAAGGATAATATGAACTCTAGCTTTTTACAGGCTTCAAAAGAAACAGTAGCTAACTTGGTAAAGGCTTTGGAGGTAGGTCAAGAAGAAACCATTATTGACTTGCTGGAACAAGCCAGCCAACTTTTAGAAGGCTTGAGTTCAGATATTTACACACCTTTGCTAAGGCAATTAAAAAATGCCAGCCGAGACTTGAAAGCTGTTGCTAAGAGTAGTGGTGCTGGTGGAGGAGACTGTGGGATTGCACTTAGCTTTGACCAAGATTCAACCACATTACTGAAAAAACGCTGGGCTGATTTAGGAATTGAGCTCTTATATCAAGAAAGGATGGGACATGACGATAAATCGGAAGGATGA
- the mvaD gene encoding diphosphomevalonate decarboxylase: MDRKPVTVRSYANIAIIKYWGKKAEKEMVPATSSISLTLENMYTETTLSPLPADAKADAFYINGQLQNEAEHAKMRKIIDRYRPEGAGFVRIDTKNNMPTAAGLSSSSSGLSALVKACNAYFQLGLNRRELALEAKFASGSSSRSFYGPLAAWDKDSGEIYPVETDLKLAMIMLVLEDQKKPISSRDGMKLCVETSTTFDEWIRQSEQDYKDMLVYLKENDFKKVGELTEKNALAMHATTKTATPSFSYLTDASYEAMDFVRQLREQGESCYFTMDAGPNVKVLCLEEDLEHLSELLGQRYRLIVSKTKDLSQDDDC, translated from the coding sequence ATGGATCGAAAGCCTGTAACAGTACGTTCCTATGCCAATATTGCTATTATTAAATATTGGGGAAAGAAAGCAGAAAAAGAGATGGTTCCTGCGACTAGCAGTATCTCTCTGACTTTAGAAAATATGTATACGGAGACGACACTTTCTCCTTTACCAGCAGATGCAAAGGCGGATGCCTTTTACATCAATGGTCAGTTGCAAAACGAAGCTGAGCATGCCAAGATGCGTAAAATCATTGACCGCTACCGTCCTGAAGGAGCAGGGTTTGTTCGTATCGATACTAAGAACAATATGCCAACAGCAGCAGGCCTTTCTTCAAGTTCCAGTGGTTTATCTGCCTTGGTCAAAGCTTGTAATGCATATTTCCAACTTGGACTGAATCGCAGAGAATTGGCCTTGGAAGCTAAGTTTGCATCGGGTTCTTCATCTCGTAGTTTTTATGGCCCCTTGGCAGCCTGGGACAAGGATAGTGGAGAGATCTATCCTGTCGAAACTGACTTGAAACTCGCTATGATTATGTTGGTCTTGGAAGACCAGAAAAAACCAATCTCTAGTCGAGATGGGATGAAGCTCTGTGTGGAGACTTCGACAACTTTTGATGAGTGGATTCGTCAATCTGAACAAGATTACAAGGATATGTTAGTCTACCTCAAGGAAAATGACTTTAAGAAAGTTGGAGAATTGACAGAGAAGAACGCGTTAGCTATGCATGCTACGACAAAAACTGCAACTCCATCCTTCTCTTATCTGACAGATGCTAGTTATGAGGCTATGGATTTTGTTCGTCAGCTTAGAGAACAAGGAGAATCTTGCTACTTTACCATGGATGCGGGCCCTAATGTCAAGGTTCTTTGCTTGGAAGAGGACTTGGAACATTTATCAGAACTTTTAGGTCAACGCTATCGCTTAATCGTTTCAAAAACAAAGGATTTGAGCCAAGATGACGATTGTTAA
- the mvk gene encoding mevalonate kinase, translating into MTKEVGVGQAHSKIILIGEHAVVYGYPAISLPLLEVEVTCRVVPATTPWRLFEEDTLSMAVYASLEYLNIKDAYIRCQIDSAIPEKRGMGSSAAISIAAIRAVFDYFEAELPHDVLEILVNRAEMIAHMNPSGLDAKTCLSDQPIRFIKNVGFEELAMDLSAYLIIADTGVYGHTREAIQVVESKGKEALPFLYALGELTRQAEEAIKTRDAVMLGEILTKAHGNLKEIGVSSLEADALVEIALQHGALGAKMSGGGLGGCIIALVADYHQAQDLAERLEEKGAVQTWIESL; encoded by the coding sequence ATGACAAAAGAAGTTGGTGTCGGTCAGGCACATAGTAAAATTATTTTAATAGGAGAGCATGCAGTAGTTTATGGCTATCCAGCCATCTCTTTGCCTCTTTTAGAGGTTGAAGTGACCTGTCGGGTTGTACCGGCAACGACACCATGGCGCCTTTTTGAAGAGGATACCTTGTCCATGGCAGTTTATGCTTCCCTCGAGTATCTGAATATCAAAGATGCTTACATCCGTTGCCAAATTGACTCTGCTATTCCGGAAAAGCGAGGGATGGGTTCTTCAGCAGCTATTAGCATTGCAGCTATTCGTGCGGTATTTGATTATTTTGAAGCAGAACTTCCGCATGATGTGTTAGAAATTCTGGTCAATCGCGCTGAGATGATTGCCCATATGAATCCTAGTGGATTGGATGCTAAGACCTGCCTTAGTGACCAGCCTATTCGTTTTATCAAGAATGTTGGTTTTGAAGAATTAGCTATGGACTTGTCTGCTTATCTGATTATTGCAGATACAGGAGTCTATGGACACACTCGTGAAGCTATTCAAGTTGTAGAGAGCAAGGGTAAGGAAGCTTTACCTTTCTTGTATGCACTTGGAGAGTTGACCCGTCAAGCAGAAGAAGCAATAAAGACAAGAGATGCCGTGATGCTGGGAGAGATTTTAACAAAAGCACATGGAAATTTAAAAGAAATAGGAGTTAGTAGCCTCGAGGCAGATGCCTTGGTTGAAATTGCTCTTCAACATGGAGCTTTAGGTGCTAAGATGAGTGGTGGTGGTTTAGGTGGCTGTATCATAGCCTTAGTAGCGGACTATCACCAAGCTCAAGATTTAGCTGAAAGATTAGAAGAGAAAGGAGCTGTTCAGACATGGATCGAAAGCCTGTAA
- the cbpF gene encoding choline-binding protein CbpF, with protein MNFLKKMMQVSLTVFFFGLLATNTVFADDADSEGWQFVQENGRTYYKKGELKETYWRVIDGKYYYFDPLSGEMVVGWQYIPAPHKGVTIGSSLRQDIAFRPDWFYFGQDGVLQEFVGKQVLEAKTATNTNKHHGEQYDSSAEKRVYYFTDQNSYHTLKTGWVHDEGYWYYLQKDGGFDSRINRLTVGELARGWINDNSTWYYLDPTTATMQTGWQYLGNKWYYLRSSGAMATGWYQDGSTWYYLDAENGDMKIGWASINGYWYYLRSSGAIATGWLQDGSTWYYLNASNGDMMTGWFQVNGKWYYAYSSGALAVNTTVDGYYVNYNGEWVQ; from the coding sequence ATGAATTTTTTGAAAAAAATGATGCAAGTTAGCCTAACAGTCTTTTTCTTTGGTCTGTTAGCAACAAATACAGTATTTGCGGATGATGCTGATTCAGAAGGTTGGCAATTTGTCCAAGAAAATGGTAGAACCTACTACAAGAAGGGGGAACTCAAAGAAACCTACTGGCGAGTGATTGATGGTAAGTACTATTATTTTGATCCTTTATCTGGAGAGATGGTTGTCGGCTGGCAATATATACCTGCTCCACACAAAGGGGTTACGATTGGTTCTTCTCTAAGGCAAGATATTGCTTTTAGACCAGATTGGTTTTACTTTGGTCAAGATGGGGTACTACAAGAATTTGTTGGTAAGCAAGTTTTAGAAGCAAAAACTGCTACAAATACCAACAAACATCATGGGGAACAATATGATAGCTCAGCCGAAAAACGTGTTTATTATTTTACAGATCAGAATAGTTATCACACCTTAAAAACCGGTTGGGTTCATGATGAGGGGTACTGGTATTATTTACAGAAGGATGGTGGCTTTGATTCTCGCATTAACAGATTGACTGTTGGGGAACTCGCACGTGGCTGGATCAATGATAACTCAACTTGGTACTATCTAGATCCAACAACTGCTACAATGCAAACGGGTTGGCAATATCTTGGTAACAAGTGGTACTATCTTCGTTCATCAGGAGCTATGGCAACTGGCTGGTACCAAGACGGCTCAACTTGGTATTATCTTGATGCTGAAAATGGGGATATGAAGATAGGTTGGGCTTCTATCAATGGCTATTGGTATTACCTCCGTTCATCAGGAGCTATTGCGACAGGTTGGCTTCAAGATGGCTCAACTTGGTACTATCTCAATGCAAGCAATGGCGATATGATGACAGGCTGGTTCCAAGTTAATGGGAAATGGTACTATGCCTATAGTTCAGGTGCCCTAGCTGTGAATACTACAGTAGATGGCTACTACGTCAACTATAATGGCGAGTGGGTCCAGTAA
- a CDS encoding response regulator transcription factor, with product MGKRILLLEKERNLAHFLSLELQKEQYRVDQVEESKNALSMALQTDYDLILLNAHLGDMTAQDFAEKLSRTKPASVIMVLDHREELQNQLETIRRFAVSYIYKPVIIENLVERISAIFRGRDFIDQHCSQMKVPTSYRNLRMDVEHHTVYRGDEMIALTRREYDLLATLMGSKKVLTREQLLESVWKYESATETNIVDVYIRYLRSKLDVKGQKSYIKTVRGVGYTMQE from the coding sequence ATGGGGAAACGGATTTTATTACTTGAGAAAGAAAGAAATCTAGCTCATTTTTTAAGTCTGGAACTCCAAAAAGAGCAATACCGAGTTGATCAGGTAGAAGAGAGCAAAAATGCTCTTTCCATGGCTCTTCAGACAGACTATGACTTGATTTTACTGAATGCTCATTTAGGGGATATGACAGCCCAGGATTTTGCAGAAAAGCTGAGTCGGACAAAACCAGCTTCAGTGATCATGGTTTTGGACCACCGAGAAGAGTTACAAAACCAACTTGAAACTATCCGGCGTTTTGCTGTTTCATACATCTATAAGCCAGTGATTATAGAAAATTTGGTCGAACGAATTTCAGCCATTTTTCGAGGTCGGGACTTCATTGACCAACATTGTAGTCAGATGAAAGTTCCAACATCCTATCGTAATCTGCGTATGGATGTTGAACATCATACTGTCTATCGTGGTGATGAGATGATTGCTTTGACACGCCGGGAATATGATCTTTTAGCGACCCTTATGGGAAGCAAGAAGGTTTTAACTCGTGAGCAATTGTTGGAAAGTGTTTGGAAGTATGAAAGTGCGACCGAAACCAATATCGTGGATGTTTATATCCGTTATCTACGTAGTAAACTTGACGTAAAAGGTCAAAAAAGTTATATCAAAACAGTTCGTGGTGTGGGTTACACCATGCAAGAATAG
- the gndA gene encoding NADP-dependent phosphogluconate dehydrogenase — MTKANFGVVGMAVMGRNLALNIESRGYTVAIYNRSKEKTEDVIASHPDKNFVPSYDIESFVNSIEKPRRIMLMVQAGPGTDATIQALLPHLDKGDILIDGGNTFYKDTIRRNEELANSGINFIGTGVSGGEKGALEGPSIMPGGQKEAYELVADVLEEISAKAPEDGKPCVTYIGPDGAGHYVKMVHNGIEYGDMQLIAESYDLMQHLLGLSAQDMAEIFTEWNKGELDSYLIEITADILGRKDDEGQDGPIVDYILDAAGNKGTGKWTSQSALDLGVPLSLITESVFARYISTYKEERVHASKVLPKPAAFKFEGDKAELIEKIRQALYFSKIISYAQGFAQLRVASKENNWNLPFADIASIWRAGCIIRSRFLQKITDAYSRDADLANLLLDEYFLDVTAKYQQSVRDIVALAVQAGVPVPTFSAAITYFDSYRSADLPANLIQAQRDYFGAHTYQRKDKEGTFHYSWYDEK, encoded by the coding sequence ATGACAAAAGCTAACTTTGGTGTTGTGGGTATGGCCGTAATGGGTCGTAACCTTGCCCTTAATATTGAATCTCGTGGCTATACAGTTGCCATTTATAACCGTAGTAAAGAAAAAACAGAAGATGTAATTGCTAGCCACCCTGATAAAAACTTCGTGCCAAGCTATGATATTGAAAGCTTCGTAAACTCAATCGAAAAGCCACGCCGTATCATGCTCATGGTTCAAGCTGGACCTGGTACAGATGCAACCATTCAAGCCCTTCTTCCACACTTGGATAAAGGCGACATCTTGATTGACGGAGGAAACACTTTCTACAAAGATACCATCCGTCGTAACGAAGAGTTGGCAAACTCTGGAATCAACTTTATCGGTACTGGTGTCTCTGGTGGTGAAAAAGGTGCCCTTGAAGGTCCTTCTATCATGCCTGGTGGACAAAAAGAAGCTTATGAATTGGTAGCAGATGTTCTTGAAGAAATCTCTGCAAAAGCACCAGAAGATGGCAAACCATGTGTGACTTACATCGGTCCTGATGGAGCTGGTCACTACGTGAAAATGGTCCACAACGGTATCGAGTACGGTGATATGCAATTAATCGCTGAAAGCTATGATTTGATGCAACACTTACTTGGCCTTTCAGCTCAAGATATGGCTGAAATCTTTACTGAGTGGAACAAGGGAGAATTGGACAGCTACTTGATCGAAATCACTGCTGACATTCTTGGACGCAAAGATGATGAAGGTCAAGATGGACCAATCGTAGACTACATCCTTGATGCTGCAGGAAACAAGGGAACTGGTAAATGGACGAGTCAATCAGCGCTTGACCTTGGCGTGCCATTGTCACTCATTACGGAATCAGTATTTGCACGTTACATTTCTACTTATAAAGAAGAACGTGTACACGCTAGCAAGGTGCTTCCAAAACCAGCTGCTTTCAAATTTGAAGGAGATAAGGCTGAGTTGATCGAAAAGATCCGTCAAGCCCTTTACTTCTCAAAAATCATTTCTTACGCACAAGGTTTTGCGCAATTGCGTGTAGCTTCTAAAGAAAATAACTGGAACTTGCCATTTGCAGATATCGCATCTATCTGGCGCGCTGGATGTATCATCCGTTCTCGTTTCTTGCAAAAGATTACAGATGCTTACAGCCGTGATGCAGATCTTGCCAACCTTCTTTTGGATGAGTACTTCTTGGATGTAACAGCTAAGTACCAACAATCTGTTCGTGATATTGTTGCTCTTGCGGTTCAAGCTGGTGTACCAGTACCAACCTTCTCAGCAGCCATTACTTACTTTGATAGCTACCGTTCAGCTGACCTTCCAGCGAACTTGATCCAAGCACAACGTGATTACTTTGGTGCCCACACATACCAACGTAAAGACAAAGAAGGAACATTCCACTACTCTTGGTATGACGAAAAATAA
- a CDS encoding cell division site-positioning protein MapZ family protein translates to MSKKRRNRHHKDEQESKFEFEEAKDLTVGQAIRKNEEVEAGVTSDDTILDKYIKQHREEIEADKFENLQTKKEESTQSLDDMIQEVRETTEQENVLSPEEDAIALAVATETTEIVAQEADEEETRILEQPFKDELEAVEMTEVDNSEAAVVYEENEDQLQPLSRYAQTDDQPQNKKKWAILSSIILVVLLILGGSYYVYRQITRSSQELQTKAADSGLVSNQSVYEQFNTLYDTFYTDENKTALKNSQFSQLNQLKELLDKLEGAREYTLAKSKYDSLETQIKAIQEVNAQFETPAITDGVLDTNAKIKADAKFTDIKTGNTEIDKLLDKAISLGKSQLTSTTASTTSTTVASQEALSPTTESSPSTSTNETAASTNAGLSSEGVNLQRSASRVPYNQSAVNDSSNPAWNFADGVLERILETSRARGYISGNQYILERVNIVNGNGYYNLYKPDGTYLFTLNCKTGYFVGNGAGHADDLDY, encoded by the coding sequence ATGAGTAAGAAAAGACGCAATCGCCATCACAAGGATGAGCAAGAATCTAAATTTGAATTTGAAGAGGCTAAAGATTTAACGGTTGGTCAGGCTATTCGTAAGAATGAAGAAGTTGAGGCTGGTGTGACTTCAGATGATACCATCTTGGACAAATATATCAAGCAACACCGTGAAGAAATCGAAGCCGACAAATTTGAAAATTTACAAACGAAAAAAGAGGAGTCTACTCAAAGCTTGGATGATATGATCCAAGAAGTGAGAGAAACTACTGAACAAGAAAATGTCTTAAGTCCGGAAGAGGATGCAATTGCTCTTGCAGTAGCCACAGAGACAACTGAGATTGTTGCTCAAGAAGCTGATGAAGAGGAAACGAGAATTCTCGAGCAACCTTTTAAGGATGAATTGGAAGCTGTTGAAATGACTGAGGTTGATAACTCCGAAGCTGCAGTGGTTTATGAGGAAAATGAAGATCAACTGCAACCCTTGTCTCGTTATGCTCAAACAGATGATCAACCACAAAATAAAAAGAAATGGGCGATTTTATCATCTATTATTTTAGTAGTCCTCTTAATTTTGGGAGGTAGCTATTATGTTTATCGTCAGATTACGCGTTCTTCTCAAGAGCTTCAAACTAAGGCAGCAGATTCAGGCCTGGTAAGCAATCAGTCAGTCTATGAACAATTTAATACGCTCTATGACACATTTTATACTGATGAAAATAAAACAGCTCTTAAAAATAGCCAGTTTAGTCAACTAAATCAATTGAAGGAACTTCTAGACAAACTTGAAGGAGCGAGAGAGTATACTCTTGCCAAATCAAAATACGATAGCTTAGAAACACAAATAAAGGCTATCCAAGAAGTGAATGCTCAATTTGAGACCCCAGCTATTACAGATGGCGTCTTGGATACAAACGCAAAAATCAAAGCGGATGCCAAATTTACGGATATCAAGACTGGTAATACAGAAATTGATAAACTGCTAGATAAAGCAATCAGCCTCGGTAAGAGTCAATTAACAAGTACTACAGCAAGTACCACTTCAACAACAGTTGCTAGCCAGGAAGCTTTAAGTCCAACGACAGAAAGTAGTCCATCTACTTCAACAAACGAGACTGCAGCATCTACAAACGCTGGTTTGTCAAGCGAAGGCGTTAATTTACAACGAAGTGCTAGCCGAGTACCATACAATCAATCTGCTGTGAACGATAGCAGTAATCCTGCATGGAACTTTGCGGATGGTGTTCTTGAAAGAATTCTTGAGACATCCCGTGCGCGTGGATATATCTCCGGCAACCAGTATATCTTGGAACGTGTAAACATTGTGAATGGCAATGGATATTATAATCTTTATAAACCAGATGGAACTTATCTCTTCACTCTAAACTGTAAGACAGGATACTTTGTGGGGAATGGTGCCGGACATGCGGATGATTTAGACTACTAA
- a CDS encoding class I SAM-dependent RNA methyltransferase: MKQTFNLIATAAAGLEAVVGREVRALGYDCQVENGRVRFEGDVKTIIETNLWLRAADRIKIVVGTFPAKTFEELFQGVFALDWEYYLPLGARFPISKAKCVKSKLHNEPSVQAISKKAVVKKLQKHYARPEGVPLMENGPEFKIEVSILKDVATIMIDTSGSSLFKRGYRTEKGGAPIKENMAAAILQLSNWYPDKPLIDPTCGSGTFCIEAAMIARNMAPGIRRSFAFEEWNWVSDRLIQEIRTEASKKINREIELDIMGCDIDGRMVEIAKANAQVAGVSKDIHFKQMRLQDLRTDKINGVIISNPPYGERLSDDAGVTKLYAEMGDVFAPLKTWSKFILTSDEAFESKYGSQADKKRKLYNGTLKVDLYQYFGQRVKRQDVEIERNANE; this comes from the coding sequence ATGAAACAAACATTTAATTTAATCGCGACTGCTGCAGCAGGCTTAGAGGCTGTTGTGGGTCGGGAAGTGCGTGCACTTGGCTATGACTGTCAAGTTGAGAATGGTCGCGTTCGCTTTGAAGGAGATGTAAAGACAATTATTGAAACCAATTTGTGGCTACGAGCTGCAGATAGGATTAAGATTGTTGTTGGGACTTTTCCTGCAAAAACATTTGAAGAACTTTTTCAAGGAGTTTTTGCCTTAGATTGGGAATACTATTTACCACTTGGAGCGCGTTTTCCAATTTCAAAGGCTAAGTGTGTCAAATCAAAACTTCATAATGAACCTAGTGTTCAAGCTATCTCTAAAAAGGCAGTTGTCAAGAAATTGCAGAAACATTATGCTCGACCAGAAGGCGTTCCCTTGATGGAAAATGGTCCAGAGTTTAAAATAGAGGTTTCAATTCTTAAAGATGTTGCAACTATCATGATTGACACAAGTGGCTCTAGTCTTTTCAAACGAGGTTATCGTACTGAAAAAGGTGGTGCTCCTATTAAAGAGAATATGGCAGCAGCAATTCTGCAATTATCAAACTGGTATCCAGATAAACCTTTGATTGATCCAACCTGTGGTTCAGGAACCTTCTGTATTGAGGCAGCTATGATTGCTCGTAATATGGCGCCAGGCATACGCCGTTCCTTTGCTTTCGAAGAATGGAATTGGGTTAGTGATCGTTTGATTCAGGAGATTCGTACGGAAGCTAGCAAAAAGATTAATCGTGAGATTGAGCTAGACATTATGGGTTGTGATATCGATGGACGCATGGTGGAAATTGCTAAGGCAAATGCTCAGGTAGCGGGGGTTTCTAAGGATATCCACTTTAAGCAGATGCGCCTGCAGGATTTGCGAACAGATAAGATTAATGGAGTTATTATTTCGAATCCACCATATGGGGAACGCTTATCAGATGATGCAGGAGTAACAAAGCTCTATGCAGAGATGGGAGACGTATTTGCACCACTTAAAACCTGGAGTAAATTTATCCTGACCAGTGATGAAGCTTTTGAAAGTAAATACGGTAGTCAGGCAGATAAAAAACGGAAACTCTATAATGGTACTTTGAAAGTTGATTTATATCAATATTTTGGTCAACGAGTGAAAAGACAAGATGTCGAAATAGAAAGGAATGCAAATGAGTAA
- the gpsB gene encoding cell division regulator GpsB, whose translation MASIIFTAKDIFEQDFGREVRGYSKAEVDEFLDDVIKDYETYAALVKSLRLEVAELKEQLANKPQVEPVSVTSEPTELGSTTSMTNFDILKRLNRLEKEVFGKQIVENSDF comes from the coding sequence ATGGCAAGTATTATTTTTACAGCAAAGGATATTTTTGAGCAGGATTTTGGAAGAGAGGTACGTGGATACAGTAAAGCAGAGGTAGATGAATTCTTAGATGACGTTATCAAGGATTATGAAACCTATGCAGCGTTGGTTAAATCATTGCGATTGGAAGTCGCAGAATTGAAAGAACAATTGGCGAACAAACCTCAAGTGGAACCTGTATCTGTAACGTCTGAGCCTACTGAGCTTGGAAGTACGACTTCTATGACTAACTTTGATATCTTGAAACGCTTGAATCGTCTTGAAAAAGAAGTATTTGGAAAACAAATCGTAGAAAATTCTGATTTCTAA
- a CDS encoding DUF1273 domain-containing protein — protein sequence MHTALVLGYSAFDLGVFNEKDIRLKIIKKAIRRDLERMVEEGLQWLVFTGSLGFEHWVLEVARDMKEDYGFQLATIFDFETHGSNWNEANQVKLSDFKQVDFIKYAYPTYEHKGQLRDYQIFLLENTDGAYLFYDEENETKLKFFYELMKKKDNYITKRLTFEDLNEMSENFSEN from the coding sequence ATGCATACAGCCTTGGTTTTGGGATACTCAGCTTTTGATTTAGGAGTGTTTAATGAAAAGGACATTCGCTTAAAAATCATAAAAAAAGCTATTCGTAGAGATTTGGAAAGAATGGTTGAGGAAGGGTTGCAATGGCTAGTATTTACGGGTTCTCTGGGTTTTGAACACTGGGTCTTAGAAGTGGCTAGAGACATGAAAGAAGACTATGGATTTCAACTAGCGACCATTTTTGACTTTGAGACCCATGGATCGAATTGGAATGAAGCTAACCAGGTCAAACTGAGTGATTTTAAACAGGTTGATTTTATTAAGTATGCCTATCCGACGTATGAGCATAAAGGTCAACTGAGAGATTATCAAATATTTTTGCTCGAAAACACAGATGGAGCCTATCTTTTTTACGATGAAGAAAACGAAACAAAACTGAAATTTTTTTACGAACTGATGAAAAAGAAAGACAACTATATTACAAAAAGATTAACATTTGAGGATTTAAACGAAATGTCCGAAAATTTTTCCGAAAATTGA
- the recU gene encoding Holliday junction resolvase RecU — MVNYPHKLSSKPSKTSLPQTKNFANRGMSFEKMINATNDYYLSHGIAVIHKKPTPVQIVRVDYPQRSRAKIVEAYFRQASTTDYSGVYEGFYIDFEAKETRQKNAFPMKNFHSHQIQHMEQVLEQQGICFVLIHFSSYQETYLLPAIDLIRFYQKDMGKKSMPLDYIREHGYVIEQQAFPQIPYLDIVKLHLLGGKTI; from the coding sequence ATGGTCAACTATCCACATAAACTTTCATCTAAACCAAGCAAAACTTCTCTACCTCAAACTAAAAATTTCGCAAATCGAGGTATGAGTTTTGAAAAGATGATTAATGCTACCAATGACTACTATCTATCACATGGAATAGCAGTCATTCACAAAAAGCCAACCCCAGTTCAGATTGTTCGGGTCGACTACCCTCAACGGAGTCGCGCTAAAATTGTTGAAGCCTATTTTAGACAGGCCTCAACCACTGACTACTCGGGGGTTTATGAAGGATTCTACATTGATTTTGAAGCAAAGGAAACCCGACAAAAAAATGCCTTCCCGATGAAGAACTTCCATTCTCATCAGATTCAGCATATGGAACAGGTTCTTGAACAACAGGGGATTTGCTTCGTCCTCATCCATTTTTCTTCTTATCAAGAAACATATTTATTACCGGCGATTGACCTCATCCGTTTTTATCAAAAGGATATGGGAAAAAAATCAATGCCGCTTGATTATATTCGAGAGCATGGTTATGTCATTGAACAACAAGCTTTTCCTCAAATACCTTATCTCGATATCGTCAAACTACATTTACTAGGTGGTAAAACAATATGA